One Kwoniella pini CBS 10737 chromosome 10, complete sequence genomic region harbors:
- a CDS encoding cytochrome c oxidase-assembly factor COX23, mitochondrial — MASQVPPSKNPIPLADRPLPPSAALSEPADYKNTFRGRMTASKFADPCEAASKASLECLERSHYNRDECLDFFAAYRECKGKWIAQRKEDARKGRDTA, encoded by the exons ATGGCATCCCAGGTTCCTCCATCGAAAAACCCAATACCACTAGCCGATCGACCATTACCTCCTTCAGCAGCTTTATCCGAACCAGCAGATTATAAGAATACGTTTAGA GGTCGTATGACAGCTTCAAAG TTCGCAGATCCTTGTGAAGCAGCTTCGAAAGCCTCCTTGGAATGTCTGGAAAGGTCGCATTATAATCGtgatgaa TGTTTGGATTTCTTCGCAGCATATAGAGAATGTAAAGGCAAATGG ATTGCACAACGGAAAGAAGATGCTAGGAAAGGTAGAGATACTGCATAG